The Gordonia mangrovi genome includes the window TGCCACGGGGTTCGAGAGTAGGAGGATCGGGGATGGTCAGCCGCAGTGAACCAGTGACGTTCCGCGGCAGCGGAGTGGACCTTGCCGCAGATCGGTGGGGAGCAGCGCATGGCGTCGAGTACGGAACGGTTCTGCTCCTGCACGGAGGTGGTCAGACGCGGCATTCATGGCAGAAGACCGGCGCACGGCTGGCCGCCGCCGGATGGACGGCGATCGCCATCGACGCACGCGGACACGGAGACAGCGAATGGGCGGCAGACGCCGACTATGGCGTCGATGCGATGATCGCCGACCTGCGTGAGGTCGTGGCGACCCTGCAGGTCGAACCGGTTCTGGTCGGCGCGTCCATGGGGGGCATCACCTCGCTGATCGCACTGGGACAAACCCCTGGCTTGGCGCGGGGACTCGTCTTGGTCGACGTCACCCCGCGGATCGAAGCGGAGGGCAGTGCGGAGATCAATGCGTTCATGCGAAGTGGCTCGCACGGGTTCTCGTCGCTGGAAGAAGCCGCAGACGCGGTGAGTGCCTACATCCCGAACCGGGTGCGTGCACCGCGGCCAGAGGGTCTGCGTAAGAACTTGCGGCTGCGCGAAGGGCGATGGTTCTGGCATTGGGATCCACGATTCATCTCCGATGATCCGCAGGCCCAGACTTTCGACGCTGACAAGGAGATGCAAGAACGCTGCCGAACCGCCGCCCGGAGTCTCACACTGCCGACATTGCTGGTCCGTGGCGGCTCATCGCGTGTGGTGAGTCAAGAAGGTGCAGCGGAGCTGCAGGAGCTCGTACCCACGGCACAGCGCATCGACGTCAGCGGGGCGGGACACATGGTCGCCGGCGACGACAACGACATCTTCACCGCTGGACTCCTCGATTTCCTCACGCCACTTCGGCTTTCCGTGACGACGTAGAACCGTCGCATCGAGGGATCAGACCACACCGATTCACAACGCAAAGGAGACAGCTGTGCACAACGAAGTCACACCAACAAAGGGCTACGACCTCAGGCAGATGTGGGGCGATACCAAGCAGGCGATCGACGAGCTGTTGGCCGACATCGAGGCGGATCAGTGGCAGTTGCCCGTCGTGGCCGTAGGAACCGATGCATCGGTCCTGGGGGTCTACGGGCATCTGGTCGATATGGCGGAGCGATTGGTCGATGGCGAGTCGAATGTGCTTGCCGCCTGCGGCCCAGATGCGTTCGCAGGTTCGGCGCCGTCGGCCACGTCCGTCGATTCCGTGCGGGATCGGTGGGCTGCTGTCGCTCCCCGTGTGGGCGACTCTCTCACGGTGGAGAGCGAATCCGGCCGCGGTTTCATCATCGATCTGGTGATGCACGAGCATGATCTGCGGATGGCTCTCGGAAAACTGGGACGTCGTGACACAACCGAGATTCGGTACGCGCTGGTCGAATTGGGGCGAAACTTCTCTGAGCGGGTGAGTGACCAGGGTCTGCCGCCCCTGCGCGTGACGGTCGAACAGTGGGGCATGGTCGCCGGCGAGGGGTACGCAGTGGAGTGTGTCGTCGCCGACCGATACGAGTTCGTTCGCGGGTTGAGTGGACGGCGCTCGGCGAGTGAGATGGACCGCTGGAACTGGAGCGCCAGTGTGACGCCGTGGCTGACGGCGATCTCGGAGACCGGGGCTGTTCGCGACACCGAACTGCAGGAGCGAGACCCCCGCATTCCCGCCCACATGCGAGACCGCGAGTTCGTCCTCTGAGCATTCGGGGCCAGTGTCGCGAGACGCACACGCAAGCCGTGTCGCTCGTCCCCGGCTGAGGCGCCGTTCCGACGAGAGCGGTGATCCGATGATGATCACCAGCGGTTTCACGACTGACGGGGTACGCGCGACGCCGCGGCTGCGTCCGCGTGCGGTGATTGTTGGTGAACCGACGGCTTGAGGCTGCGCTCAACAGGGCCGGCCGGTCAGCAAGCATGGACCGGCTCCGTTCTGCTGAACAGAACAACTCGGCCACTGGCGCCGACACTCTTGCGACCGTGAGAATACCGTATTACAGTAATCCCACCGGGGGTGATGTGGGACACATACGGCTCGATCGGGGAGCTGACACACAGTGAGAGGCAGATGCGTGTACACCTCCTTCGGCAACGTCGATCCTTTGCGTCAATCCCTCGGTGTCGATCGCTCTGCGGGCCAGCCGATTCCTTCGATCCCCGGCAGCGTTTCGCGGAGCGTGGACGCAGTGTTCTCACGTCACCGATTCCCGGCCCTCAATCCACGCCTGCGGCAGAGTCGCGCATAAGGAGTAATGAATGACGTTGTCAGATGCCGGCAATGCCCTCAGTGGCGTCCTCGACGAGCTGAGTGTGCTGCGCCGAGAAGTGCAGATCCTTCGCGACAAGGACTATATCCGGGAACGGATGGATCTCTACGCCTTCCTGCTCGATGCCGCACGCTGGAAAGACATCCCGCAGGAGATCTTCACGGCGGACGGTGTCGACTTCCATCTCCCCGAAGCAACTCCGGTGCAGGTGATTCGTGGTCGCGACGAGCTGATGGACTTCTTCGTCGAAACAATGCCACAGTTCGCCGGAACTCAGCACATGATGGGTAACCACGCCATTCGGGTCAACGGCGATGAGGCCACGAGCCGGTTCTACGCGTTGTGCGCGCATTGGTTCCATGACGCCGATCGCTCCGGCGCGGACTGGACCGTTGCCATCTGCTACGACGACAAGTGGCGGCGTACTGCCGATGGTTGGCGGGTGTATGAGCGTCGTCTGCATCACTTCGGGCCGGACGGGATCGCTTCGGGCAGCGCTCCGGGCACCCAGACGACAGTCGGGACGGATTTGTATGGGTCACGCGACAGATGAGTCGACCCGGCAGGTGGGCCGACCACATAACTGATCCGCTGATTGACGGCTGAAACCGGTCAACCAGCGTATGCCGAATGTGGTCATATCTGATCGGCGTCTGCGCGCATGGACCAGGCCATTGCCCCTTTGCCTGGCCGAAAATCATGCGCCACATCATCACTCGATTTTCACTATTGCAAGGAGATACACATGAGTGGACACAGCCCCAGTGTCGACTACACGTCCCAGCGTGAGCGCGTCGCGCTCGCTCGGCTCGAGCGGGTGCCACTCGACTGGCGCATGATGGGCATTCTGCTGACGCTCGGCATGGCCGTTCTCTTCGATTTCGCCGATCAGCTGAGCTTGTCCTATGTGGCGCCAAGTCTACGGGATCGTCTCGGGTTCGAGGTCAGCAACATCGCGCAGCTGACCAGTGCGACGCTGCTCGGCATGATGGTCGGTGGCGCGCTCGGCGGCAGGATCGCCGATCGCTTCGGCCGGATCAGGGTTCTGCAGGGCGGCGTTCTGTTGGGTTCGCTGGGCACGCTGAGCTTCGCCTTCATCCAAGGACTCCCCGAGTTCGTGGCACTGAGATTCTTCACCGGATGGGCGCTGGGCGCGCTCTACATCGTTGCCATCACGTATGTCATCGAGATCAGTCCACCGTCACGGCGCAGTACCCGCACCGCTTTCGTGTCGTTCTTCGGTACCACGTCGGTCATCGTGGTCGCGACGCTCGCCCGGATCATCATTCCCATGAGCCCGGACGCGTGGCGCTGGGTGTTTGCGCTCGGTGGACTCGGTCTCTTGCTCACTATCCCGCTGAAGTTCCTGCTGCCGGAATCGCCGCTGTGGCTGATGTCGCGCGGACGTCACGACGATGCGGAAGCGGCGTTGAACTCGCTCGACCGTTCTCCCGAGCCGGTGGATGTGGCGAGCCTGCCGCTCGCCGATTCGAGCGGCGACGAGAAGGAAGCGGAGCGGGGCAAATGGGCGGACCTCTTCCGCGGGGGCCTGCTCATCCCGACTCTTCTGCTGATGGCATTGTGGTCGTTCTTCCAGTTCGCGGCGCAGGCGATGTCTGTGTGGTTCCCGACGCTGCTGCAGCTTCGCGGGTACACCGGTGAGGATCTCCTCAACACCGCGATGATCGGATCCATCGGCGGACCGGTGGGTGTGCTGACCATGATGATCGCGATGCGCTACATCCATCGGTGGATTGCGATGGTGTTTGTCGCATCGGTGGCCATCGTGGGCGCAGTGTTGCTCGCGCTGGCACCCAGTCCGGAGGTTCTCGCCATCGGCGCGCTGATGATGTTCTATTCGGGCGGCGCATTCGTTCCCCTCATCGATACGACGACAGGCGGCCAGTATCCGACCCACCTGCGTGCTTCTGGCATGGGCTTCACATTCGGTTGGGGGCGTATGACCAGCGTTCTCGGACCGTTCGTCATCGCCGCGATCCTCACGCAGCTCGGCGCGGGTCCGTTCCCGTGGGTGCTGTTGAGCGCGTGGGCGATGATCGCCCTGGTGTCGGTGCTTCTGCACGCACGTCGAAAGGCCCGGAATCCGGGAGACGCGTCGGAGGCGTCGGTGACCCACGCCGGGGATCGGTCGGCGGCTTCGGACTCCACCGCCGTGTGACAGATAGATGTGAATTGTGAAGGCCGCCGCAGGGATGGACTGATAACCCTGCGGTGGCCCTCACCATACGAGTACGTCCGGCGCCGACGGGCAGTAGCGCCGCTCACCTTCTCAGACAACGAGGGATATTGATGAACAGTCGAGATACGTTCTATATCAACGGAAAATGGGTCGACCCAGTCTCTGACGAGACGATACCGGTACAGAATCCGACCACCGAAGAACAACTGGGTACGGTGCCGGCAGGATCTGCCGCGGACGTCGATGCAGCTGTTGCGGCGGCCCGCGATGCCTTCCCCGCGTGGTCACGCACGTCGGTGTCAGATCGCGCAGACTACTTGCGGCGTATCCGTGACGGACTCGCCAAGCGTCAGGACGAGTTCGCTGAGACGATTGCCACGGAGATGGGTTGTCCGCTCAGGATTGCGGGCAGAATCCAGGCGGCGCTGCCGCAAACGGTGGTGGGTGGTGTCGCCGACCTCATCGAATCCTACGAGTTCGACTCGGTCGCCGGCACCTCGATCGTCGCCCGTGAGCCCGTTGGCGTGGTGGGGGCGATCACGCCGTGGAACTACCCGCTGCACCAGATCACGAACAAGCTGGCGCCGGCGTTGGCGGCAGGCTGCACCTTCGTGCTGAAGCCCAGCGAGGTGTCCCCATTCACCGCCTACCTGCTGTTCGACGTCCTCGATGAGGCCGGCTTGCCCGATGGCGTGGTGAATCTCGCGACCGGCTACGGTACTTCGGTCGGCGAAGCCATCGCTGGTCACCGCGACATCGATGCCGTTTCGTTCACCGGATCGCTGCGGGCGGGGCAGCGGGTGGCCGAAGTCGCCTCGCGCAACATCACCCGGGTGACCCTCGAGCTGGGCGGAAAGTCGGCGAACGTGATCCTGCCCGACGCCGACCTGAGCGCGGCTGTGAAGGTTGGTGTGGGCAACGCCTTCCTCAACGGCGGCCAAACCTGCACTGCCTGGACCCGGATGTTGGTCTCGGACGCCCAGTACGATGACGTGCTCGAGATGGTGGCCAGCGTCGCCAAGGGCTACGCGCCCGGTGATCCTCTGGACCCCAAGACGAAATTGGGTCCGATGGCATCGGCGGCTCAGCGTGATCGTATCCGGGAGTTCATCGGAATCGCTCAGAGCGAGGGGGCCCGGGTCGTCACAGGCGGAGCTGAACCGCCGGAGGGCTTCGAGCGTGGCTACTTCGTGCAGCCAACCGTCTTGGCCGACGTACATCCCGATTCCACTGTCGCGCAACAGGAGATCTTCGGACCTGTACTGTCTGTCATTCGCTACGCCGACGAGGATGAGGCGCTGGCGATCGCCAACAATTCTGACTACGGCCTGTCCGGGGCGGTGTGGTCGGCGGATCAAGATCGCGCGATCGCCTTCGCTCGAAACGTACGGACCGGATCGATCGATATCAATGGCGGACAGTACAATCCGATTGCTCCCTTCGGTGGCTACAAGCGGTCGGGAATCGGTCGCGAGATGGGCGTGGCGGGCCTGGAGGAGTTTCTCGAGATGAAGGCAATCCAGCTGTAGCGGGTTGTGATCAACGGCCCGTGAGGTAGATCGGCACCGATGCTGTCCATTGGCATCGGTGCCGATTCTTCTGCTGGGCTACCGAAGCCGCGGACATCGACGGCGTTGCGGCGTCGGGCAAGGCTGCCACCAGCGCTCATCGCGGAGTGGTTCCACCGCCGGCCGTCTGTCTGAGGTTCATGGCTGGTAAGACGACCGATCCAGGACGAACCTCGTCCGTGACGTAGTTGGTGATAGCTTGCGTCGTCGTCGCGCCCAAATCGAGAGGCTCGACATCCCATCCACATGCGTTGATGGGTAAATGAGTGATTACCGTGCTGGTGACCCGCCGCCGCGAGTGCCTGTGCCGCTTCTGGATGCTCGACAACCTGCGACCCGACCACAAAGAACGTGGCGCTGACACCCTTGTCCCGCAGCGCCGAAACGATTTCGTCGACGACCTCTGGGGACGGCCGTCGTCGAACGTCAAAGCGACGACACGATCGTCGGTGTCCACCCGGGCCACGATATCGCCGGCGACTCCGCACGGTGTAGTGGCCCTGTCCGCAAATTCGCCGGGGCTCTTCCACTTGGACGGCCAAACCGGCAGCGAACACATCGGCCCCGTGGCCGGCGCCGTCCGAATGGACGCCGATGGCCACGGGGCCCGACATGTGTTGAGTTGTGGGCGACGCGATCAGGCGTTGGGAGTCAGGTACGCCGCTACCAACTCGTCGTTCAGCTTGAAATCGAAGAGCTTCTCGGCGTTCTGGTGTGTGACCT containing:
- a CDS encoding aldehyde dehydrogenase family protein, with product MNSRDTFYINGKWVDPVSDETIPVQNPTTEEQLGTVPAGSAADVDAAVAAARDAFPAWSRTSVSDRADYLRRIRDGLAKRQDEFAETIATEMGCPLRIAGRIQAALPQTVVGGVADLIESYEFDSVAGTSIVAREPVGVVGAITPWNYPLHQITNKLAPALAAGCTFVLKPSEVSPFTAYLLFDVLDEAGLPDGVVNLATGYGTSVGEAIAGHRDIDAVSFTGSLRAGQRVAEVASRNITRVTLELGGKSANVILPDADLSAAVKVGVGNAFLNGGQTCTAWTRMLVSDAQYDDVLEMVASVAKGYAPGDPLDPKTKLGPMASAAQRDRIREFIGIAQSEGARVVTGGAEPPEGFERGYFVQPTVLADVHPDSTVAQQEIFGPVLSVIRYADEDEALAIANNSDYGLSGAVWSADQDRAIAFARNVRTGSIDINGGQYNPIAPFGGYKRSGIGREMGVAGLEEFLEMKAIQL
- a CDS encoding MFS transporter, with the protein product MSGHSPSVDYTSQRERVALARLERVPLDWRMMGILLTLGMAVLFDFADQLSLSYVAPSLRDRLGFEVSNIAQLTSATLLGMMVGGALGGRIADRFGRIRVLQGGVLLGSLGTLSFAFIQGLPEFVALRFFTGWALGALYIVAITYVIEISPPSRRSTRTAFVSFFGTTSVIVVATLARIIIPMSPDAWRWVFALGGLGLLLTIPLKFLLPESPLWLMSRGRHDDAEAALNSLDRSPEPVDVASLPLADSSGDEKEAERGKWADLFRGGLLIPTLLLMALWSFFQFAAQAMSVWFPTLLQLRGYTGEDLLNTAMIGSIGGPVGVLTMMIAMRYIHRWIAMVFVASVAIVGAVLLALAPSPEVLAIGALMMFYSGGAFVPLIDTTTGGQYPTHLRASGMGFTFGWGRMTSVLGPFVIAAILTQLGAGPFPWVLLSAWAMIALVSVLLHARRKARNPGDASEASVTHAGDRSAASDSTAV
- a CDS encoding polysaccharide deacetylase family protein; amino-acid sequence: MSGPVAIGVHSDGAGHGADVFAAGLAVQVEEPRRICGQGHYTVRSRRRYRGPGGHRRSCRRFDVRRRPSPEVVDEIVSALRDKGVSATFFVVGSQVVEHPEAAQALAAAGHQHGNHSFTHQRMWMGCRASRFGRDDDASYHQLRHGRGSSWIGRLTSHEPQTDGRRWNHSAMSAGGSLARRRNAVDVRGFGSPAEESAPMPMDSIGADLPHGPLITTRYSWIAFISRNSSRPATPISRPIPDRL
- a CDS encoding nuclear transport factor 2 family protein, producing MTLSDAGNALSGVLDELSVLRREVQILRDKDYIRERMDLYAFLLDAARWKDIPQEIFTADGVDFHLPEATPVQVIRGRDELMDFFVETMPQFAGTQHMMGNHAIRVNGDEATSRFYALCAHWFHDADRSGADWTVAICYDDKWRRTADGWRVYERRLHHFGPDGIASGSAPGTQTTVGTDLYGSRDR
- a CDS encoding alpha/beta fold hydrolase encodes the protein MVSRSEPVTFRGSGVDLAADRWGAAHGVEYGTVLLLHGGGQTRHSWQKTGARLAAAGWTAIAIDARGHGDSEWAADADYGVDAMIADLREVVATLQVEPVLVGASMGGITSLIALGQTPGLARGLVLVDVTPRIEAEGSAEINAFMRSGSHGFSSLEEAADAVSAYIPNRVRAPRPEGLRKNLRLREGRWFWHWDPRFISDDPQAQTFDADKEMQERCRTAARSLTLPTLLVRGGSSRVVSQEGAAELQELVPTAQRIDVSGAGHMVAGDDNDIFTAGLLDFLTPLRLSVTT